The following are encoded in a window of Streptomyces sp. Go-475 genomic DNA:
- the gabT gene encoding 4-aminobutyrate--2-oxoglutarate transaminase: MTALPQERRVVTAIPGPKSQELQARRTAAVAQGVGSVLPVFTARAGGGIIEDVDGNRLIDFGSGIAVTSVGASAEAVVRRASAQLADFTHTCFMVTPYEGYVEVAEALAELTPGDHAKKSALFNSGAEAVENAVKIARAYTKRQAVVVFDHGYHGRTNLTMALTAKNMPYKHGFGPFAPEVYRVPVAYGYRWPTGPENAGPEAAAQAIDQISKQVGAENVAAIIIEPVLGEGGFIEPAKGFLPAVRKFASDHGIVFVADEIQSGFCRTGQWFACEDEGIVPDLITTAKGIAGGLPLAAVTGRAEIMDAAHAGGLGGTYGGNPVACAGALGAIETMKELDLNARAKDIEAVMKARLSAMQEKFDVIGDVRGRGAMIAIELVKDRATKEPNPEATAALAKACHAEGLLVLTCGTYGNVLRFLPPLVIGEDLLNEGLDIIEQAFSRI, from the coding sequence ATGACCGCACTTCCGCAGGAGCGTCGCGTCGTCACCGCCATCCCCGGACCGAAGTCGCAGGAGCTGCAGGCCCGCCGCACCGCCGCGGTCGCGCAGGGTGTGGGCTCGGTGCTGCCCGTGTTCACGGCGCGTGCGGGCGGCGGCATCATCGAGGACGTCGACGGCAACCGGCTCATCGACTTCGGCTCGGGCATCGCCGTGACCTCCGTCGGCGCCTCCGCCGAGGCCGTCGTACGGCGGGCGTCCGCGCAGCTCGCCGACTTCACCCACACCTGTTTCATGGTCACGCCCTACGAGGGGTACGTGGAGGTCGCCGAGGCGCTCGCCGAGCTGACCCCCGGTGACCACGCCAAGAAGAGCGCGCTGTTCAACTCGGGCGCCGAGGCCGTCGAGAACGCCGTGAAGATCGCGCGGGCGTACACCAAGCGGCAGGCCGTCGTCGTGTTCGACCACGGGTACCACGGGCGGACCAACCTGACGATGGCGCTCACCGCGAAGAACATGCCGTACAAGCACGGCTTCGGGCCGTTCGCGCCCGAGGTGTACCGCGTGCCGGTGGCGTACGGCTACCGCTGGCCGACCGGCCCGGAGAACGCGGGCCCCGAGGCCGCCGCCCAGGCGATCGACCAGATCAGCAAGCAGGTCGGCGCCGAGAACGTGGCCGCGATCATCATCGAGCCGGTGCTCGGCGAGGGCGGCTTCATCGAGCCGGCCAAGGGCTTCCTGCCCGCCGTCCGGAAGTTCGCCTCCGACCACGGCATCGTCTTCGTCGCCGACGAGATCCAGTCCGGCTTCTGCCGCACGGGCCAGTGGTTCGCGTGCGAGGACGAGGGGATCGTCCCCGACCTGATCACCACGGCCAAGGGCATCGCCGGCGGTCTGCCGCTGGCGGCCGTGACCGGTCGCGCCGAGATCATGGACGCCGCGCACGCCGGCGGCCTGGGCGGCACCTACGGCGGCAACCCGGTCGCCTGCGCCGGCGCGCTCGGCGCCATCGAGACGATGAAGGAGCTCGACCTCAACGCCCGGGCGAAGGACATCGAGGCCGTGATGAAGGCGCGCCTGTCCGCCATGCAGGAGAAGTTCGACGTCATCGGAGACGTCCGTGGACGCGGCGCGATGATCGCCATCGAACTGGTCAAGGACCGCGCCACCAAGGAGCCCAATCCGGAGGCGACCGCCGCACTTGCCAAGGCCTGCCACGCCGAGGGGCTGCTGGTCCTGACCTGTGGCACCTACGGCAACGTGCTCCGCTTCCTGCCCCCGCTGGTGATCGGCGAGGACCTGCTGAACGAGGGCCTCGACATCATCGAGCAGGCCTTCTCCCGCATCTGA